One genomic window of Planctomonas sp. JC2975 includes the following:
- a CDS encoding MFS transporter — MSSATSTTRISMRSITAVIGFLAFVEFTSGVIQGYYTPLYHDIARFLGVTDPELNWLEAAQLAASAIAVPAFAKLGDMVGHRRMLLISTAITALAAITVAFSGVFWLFLIAWAVMGFYSVWLPLEIAIVFSRSQDHPTPSALTRRAAGILVGALEVGAIAGALTSGALDGALPIQGLLLVPAIAVVACFFVVLFGIKESADAVARRAIPTRFDNGGLILVALALLGLTGGLSLLRLNGPASFWPWAVIVVGIALFIPFSLYELKQRDPLVNVRLFRSSSLWPVFVTAGLFGVSVLGAQVPLSTFARTDVHKYGYGLGASAGMTSALIGVYLISLVAGALLLPVVTRWIAPRVALIGASLLVAIGYLLFLPFHADYVQVVVNMLIAGLGSGALIAALPAAAASAAPLDQTGVATGLTNSVKTVGGAIASAVFGIALANPTASATDTAGTLSGYYTVWIVCGLTAVLCAGLLLFVPKHAFADPPTS, encoded by the coding sequence ATGTCGTCGGCCACGTCCACCACGCGCATCAGCATGCGCTCGATCACGGCCGTCATCGGCTTTCTCGCGTTCGTCGAGTTCACCTCCGGCGTCATCCAGGGCTACTACACGCCGTTGTACCACGACATCGCACGGTTTCTCGGCGTCACCGACCCCGAACTCAACTGGCTGGAGGCTGCGCAGCTGGCAGCCTCCGCGATCGCTGTGCCCGCGTTCGCGAAGCTCGGCGACATGGTCGGCCACCGGCGGATGCTGCTCATCTCCACGGCCATCACCGCCCTGGCGGCGATCACCGTTGCCTTCTCCGGGGTGTTCTGGCTCTTCCTGATCGCGTGGGCCGTCATGGGCTTCTACTCGGTGTGGCTGCCGCTCGAGATCGCCATCGTGTTCTCGCGCAGTCAGGACCACCCAACGCCGTCGGCTCTTACGCGTCGAGCGGCGGGGATCCTCGTCGGCGCGCTCGAAGTCGGTGCGATCGCCGGTGCGCTGACATCCGGAGCGCTCGATGGCGCACTGCCCATCCAGGGCCTTCTCCTGGTCCCTGCCATCGCCGTGGTCGCCTGTTTCTTCGTCGTCCTCTTCGGAATCAAGGAGTCCGCGGATGCCGTCGCCCGCCGCGCAATCCCTACGCGTTTCGACAACGGCGGACTCATCCTCGTGGCACTCGCCCTGCTCGGGCTCACGGGCGGGCTCAGCCTCCTGCGTTTGAACGGCCCGGCATCCTTCTGGCCGTGGGCCGTCATCGTGGTCGGCATCGCGTTGTTCATCCCGTTCTCGCTGTACGAGCTCAAGCAGCGCGATCCGCTCGTCAACGTACGGCTGTTCCGTTCGTCGTCGCTGTGGCCGGTCTTTGTGACGGCCGGACTCTTCGGGGTCAGCGTGCTCGGCGCCCAGGTGCCGCTCTCGACGTTCGCTCGAACGGATGTCCACAAGTATGGATACGGCCTCGGCGCCTCGGCGGGGATGACCTCCGCCCTCATTGGTGTCTACCTCATCTCCCTTGTCGCCGGTGCCCTTCTGCTCCCCGTCGTCACCCGCTGGATCGCACCGCGCGTCGCCCTCATCGGCGCGAGCCTGCTGGTCGCGATCGGATACCTGCTGTTCCTGCCGTTCCACGCGGATTACGTGCAGGTCGTGGTAAACATGCTGATCGCTGGTCTTGGATCCGGAGCACTTATCGCGGCACTGCCGGCGGCCGCGGCATCCGCTGCCCCGCTCGACCAAACGGGCGTGGCGACGGGCCTCACCAACTCGGTCAAGACCGTCGGAGGCGCGATCGCCTCAGCGGTCTTCGGCATCGCACTGGCGAATCCGACGGCATCCGCCACGGACACCGCTGGAACACTCAGCGGCTACTACACGGTGTGGATCGTCTGCGGGCTCACGGCCGTGCTGTGCGCGGGGCTGCTGCTGTTCGTGCCGAAGCACGCGTTCGCCGATCCGCCCACGAGCTGA
- a CDS encoding 5-(carboxyamino)imidazole ribonucleotide synthase, whose product MVKTVGVIGGGQLARMMIPAALELGVGIQVLAEAPGMSAKLAESAVGDYRELEPVLAFARTVDVVTFDHEHVPQHVLRALVDEGIPVHPGPDALQYAQDKLLMREKLTELGLPVPDWAAVETPAELAAFLDEHGGRAVVKTARGGYDGKGVRVVNAPTDVDDWFTALAEDGNGGALLVEELVDFRRELAQQVARRPSGEIVAWPVVETVQRDGICAEVVAPAPASAGHIAEVSEDIAVRIADGLGVTGMLAVELFETTDDRVLVNELAMRPHNSGHWTIDGSTTSQFEQHLRAVLDLPLGGTGTLRPWSMMINVLGGPEGATMPDRYAAAMREHPTAKFHSYEKESRPGRKVGHVTVSGDDLDEVAYQARGAAAFFQQ is encoded by the coding sequence GTGGTCAAGACAGTCGGTGTGATCGGTGGCGGACAGCTTGCGCGGATGATGATCCCGGCAGCTCTGGAGCTTGGCGTAGGCATCCAGGTACTTGCTGAAGCGCCGGGAATGTCGGCGAAGCTCGCGGAATCCGCGGTCGGCGACTACCGCGAGCTCGAGCCGGTACTCGCGTTCGCCCGTACGGTCGACGTCGTCACGTTCGACCACGAGCACGTGCCGCAGCATGTGCTGCGGGCGCTGGTCGACGAGGGCATTCCCGTGCATCCGGGGCCGGATGCACTCCAATACGCGCAGGACAAGCTGCTCATGCGTGAGAAGCTGACCGAGCTCGGTCTGCCCGTGCCGGATTGGGCTGCTGTCGAGACTCCCGCAGAGCTGGCAGCGTTCCTGGACGAGCACGGCGGCCGCGCAGTCGTCAAGACCGCCCGCGGCGGATACGACGGCAAGGGTGTGCGTGTCGTGAACGCACCGACCGACGTGGACGACTGGTTCACCGCGCTCGCCGAAGACGGCAACGGGGGAGCACTGCTCGTGGAGGAGCTCGTTGACTTCCGCCGTGAGCTGGCGCAGCAGGTGGCGCGCCGTCCGTCGGGGGAGATCGTCGCCTGGCCGGTCGTGGAGACGGTGCAGCGCGACGGGATCTGCGCCGAGGTCGTGGCGCCGGCGCCGGCATCCGCAGGGCACATCGCCGAGGTCAGCGAGGACATCGCCGTGCGGATCGCCGACGGCCTCGGCGTGACCGGCATGCTCGCCGTCGAGCTCTTCGAGACGACCGACGACCGGGTGCTGGTGAACGAGCTGGCGATGCGTCCGCACAACAGCGGGCATTGGACAATCGACGGATCCACGACGAGTCAGTTCGAGCAGCACCTGCGCGCGGTCCTCGACCTTCCGCTCGGCGGTACCGGCACGCTGCGACCGTGGTCGATGATGATCAACGTGCTCGGCGGCCCGGAGGGCGCGACAATGCCTGACCGGTATGCGGCGGCGATGCGCGAGCATCCGACGGCGAAGTTCCACAGCTATGAGAAGGAATCGCGTCCAGGGCGCAAGGTCGGTCACGTCACGGTTTCTGGCGACGACCTCGATGAGGTGGCGTACCAGGCGCGTGGCGCAGCGGCCTTCTTCCAGCAGTGA
- a CDS encoding PH domain-containing protein, with the protein MAVTDGYGSPPAERVVARLHQHAYRMLGPSLALIVICGVAGYYGSVFGGWVGVVIWIAALLLAIFAFLLPLSSWLSTRYTVTTRRLVMRTGLLTRERRELLHSRGYTVTVRASWLQSAFRSGSIRIGGMDQKTVVQLRAVPRVRAVTEALHDLMENSERAYSAGWAPGSEPGAQP; encoded by the coding sequence ATGGCAGTGACGGATGGGTACGGTTCGCCGCCCGCCGAGCGTGTGGTCGCCCGACTTCATCAGCACGCGTATCGCATGCTCGGGCCGTCCCTCGCTCTCATTGTGATCTGTGGCGTTGCAGGGTACTACGGGTCGGTGTTCGGTGGATGGGTCGGTGTCGTGATCTGGATCGCTGCGCTGTTGCTGGCGATCTTCGCATTCCTCCTGCCGCTCAGCAGCTGGCTGTCCACGCGTTACACGGTGACGACAAGGCGACTGGTCATGCGGACCGGCCTGCTCACACGTGAGCGCCGAGAGCTGTTGCACAGCAGGGGATACACCGTGACGGTGCGGGCGTCGTGGCTTCAGAGCGCGTTCCGCAGCGGGTCGATCCGCATCGGGGGAATGGATCAGAAGACTGTGGTCCAACTCCGTGCCGTGCCGCGTGTACGGGCTGTCACGGAGGCGCTCCATGATCTCATGGAGAACAGCGAGCGAGCGTACTCGGCAGGGTGGGCGCCGGGATCCGAACCTGGCGCGCAGCCCTGA
- the purE gene encoding 5-(carboxyamino)imidazole ribonucleotide mutase: MPSVNSSEPFDVPPLVSIVMGSDSDWATMKASAEALSEFGVPFEVEVVSAHRTPEKMIAFGKDAASRGIKVIIAGAGGAAALPGMLASVTTLPVVGVPVSLSRLDGMDSLLSIVQMPAGIPVATVAIGGAKNAGILAARILATSDEALTGRLADYAAGLIELVEQKNADLIASL; encoded by the coding sequence ATGCCCAGCGTGAACTCCTCCGAGCCGTTCGACGTGCCCCCGCTCGTGTCCATCGTGATGGGGTCGGACTCCGACTGGGCGACCATGAAGGCTTCCGCAGAAGCGCTCTCCGAGTTCGGTGTTCCGTTCGAGGTGGAGGTCGTCTCGGCACACCGCACGCCCGAGAAGATGATCGCCTTCGGCAAGGATGCCGCCTCCCGCGGCATCAAGGTCATCATCGCCGGCGCAGGCGGTGCTGCAGCGCTCCCTGGCATGCTGGCATCGGTCACGACGCTGCCCGTCGTCGGCGTGCCCGTGTCGCTGTCGCGTCTGGACGGCATGGATTCGCTGCTCTCGATCGTGCAGATGCCGGCCGGCATCCCGGTCGCGACCGTCGCCATCGGTGGGGCGAAGAACGCGGGCATACTCGCCGCGCGCATCCTCGCCACGAGCGACGAAGCGCTCACCGGTCGGCTCGCGGACTACGCCGCCGGACTCATCGAACTCGTCGAACAGAAGAACGCCGACCTCATCGCATCGCTATGA
- a CDS encoding VTT domain-containing protein codes for MVSTPWVPFVIALFVVVDAFLPPVPSESLIIAAAAAAVSLGQPNLVLVVACAAVGAIIGDNLTFSIGRSVGLERFAWMRRPRMRAALQSAGRGIARRPAVFLMSARYIPVGRVAVNLVAGASGFRRRTFFLLSIVAGVTWATYSVAIGLLAGHLLHGNALLGMLVGIAGGIVSGVLVDLVMRLAARRAASRSSTESDQRNPERRESESIGVE; via the coding sequence GTGGTCTCCACGCCGTGGGTGCCGTTCGTGATCGCACTGTTCGTGGTCGTCGACGCCTTTCTGCCGCCCGTGCCGAGCGAATCGCTCATCATCGCCGCGGCAGCAGCCGCAGTCTCGCTGGGTCAGCCGAACCTCGTTCTCGTTGTGGCGTGCGCAGCCGTCGGCGCGATCATCGGCGACAACCTCACCTTCTCGATCGGCAGATCGGTCGGCCTGGAACGGTTCGCCTGGATGCGCCGCCCCCGCATGCGCGCCGCCCTTCAGTCCGCAGGCCGCGGCATCGCACGGCGACCCGCCGTGTTCCTGATGAGCGCGCGGTACATCCCGGTCGGCCGGGTCGCCGTGAATCTCGTCGCCGGCGCCTCGGGATTCCGGCGCCGCACGTTCTTCCTGCTGTCGATCGTCGCCGGAGTGACGTGGGCGACGTACTCGGTCGCGATCGGACTTCTCGCCGGCCATCTGCTCCACGGCAACGCGCTGCTCGGTATGCTCGTCGGAATCGCCGGGGGAATCGTGTCGGGCGTGCTCGTCGACCTGGTCATGAGGCTCGCTGCCCGTCGTGCCGCCTCACGAAGCTCGACGGAGTCGGACCAACGGAATCCCGAGCGTCGTGAGTCGGAGAGCATCGGGGTGGAATGA
- a CDS encoding M20/M25/M40 family metallo-hydrolase has translation MDVQVRVGIAERMSRMVRIPTVSAHVDATGPGPFHDFEELLRELYPLVHERLEFEKITDFGLLFRWPGRTSGSPALLMAHYDVVPVGDEGAWSRPPFDGVIDDGVVWGRGTLDDKGAVCVLLDAVENLLAADFTPARDLYVWLGGNEESHGAAAREAAAEFQRRGIHPWIVLDEGGAVVDEPLKGIRMDAAMVGVSEKGIVTITLTARSDPGHASAPPKLTATDRIARAASRLRAHPFPARMPQVTRDMFRRFVPATRGAMRVAFRIIVAVPWLGARMLAAMAGEAAAVVRTTLAVTMLGGGTAANVLPEEASAVLNVRIAPGETATTALRRVRRVIRDRGVTVSAQEQHDPSPISPVDGEQFRLLSAAVSDAYDGIPSIPYIQMSATDSRYFHVFSPATYRFSPLKMTGAQRESIHGIDEHVTVDALERGERFYRRLIEVLPNDN, from the coding sequence ATGGACGTCCAGGTACGAGTAGGCATCGCCGAGCGGATGTCGCGCATGGTCCGCATCCCGACCGTCTCCGCGCACGTCGACGCCACCGGGCCGGGCCCCTTCCACGACTTCGAGGAGCTGCTGCGGGAGTTGTATCCGCTCGTCCATGAACGCCTGGAGTTCGAGAAGATCACGGACTTCGGCCTGTTGTTCCGCTGGCCAGGTCGCACCAGCGGATCCCCCGCCCTGCTCATGGCCCACTACGACGTGGTCCCGGTCGGCGATGAGGGCGCCTGGAGCCGGCCTCCGTTCGACGGCGTCATCGACGATGGTGTGGTCTGGGGACGCGGCACGCTGGACGACAAGGGCGCCGTGTGCGTGCTGCTGGACGCGGTCGAGAACCTCCTCGCCGCCGACTTCACCCCGGCACGCGATCTCTACGTCTGGCTCGGCGGCAACGAGGAGTCGCACGGGGCAGCGGCTCGCGAGGCGGCCGCCGAATTCCAGCGACGGGGCATCCACCCGTGGATCGTGCTCGACGAGGGCGGCGCGGTCGTGGACGAGCCGCTGAAGGGCATCCGGATGGACGCCGCCATGGTCGGCGTCTCGGAAAAGGGCATCGTCACGATCACGCTGACGGCACGCTCCGACCCGGGCCATGCGTCTGCTCCCCCGAAACTGACCGCCACCGACAGGATCGCCCGCGCGGCCTCCCGCCTGCGTGCCCACCCGTTCCCCGCCCGGATGCCTCAGGTCACCAGGGACATGTTCCGTCGCTTCGTCCCGGCAACCCGCGGCGCGATGCGGGTGGCGTTCCGCATCATCGTGGCCGTGCCGTGGCTCGGCGCACGAATGCTCGCCGCGATGGCAGGCGAGGCCGCGGCGGTCGTGCGCACCACGCTCGCCGTGACCATGCTGGGCGGCGGAACTGCGGCGAACGTGCTGCCCGAGGAGGCGTCGGCGGTGCTCAACGTGCGAATCGCACCCGGCGAGACGGCGACGACCGCCCTCCGCCGCGTTCGGCGCGTCATCCGCGACAGGGGCGTCACCGTGAGCGCACAGGAGCAGCACGACCCGTCCCCGATCTCGCCGGTCGACGGAGAGCAGTTCCGCCTCCTATCGGCTGCGGTGTCGGACGCCTACGACGGCATCCCGAGCATCCCCTACATCCAGATGAGCGCTACGGACAGCCGCTACTTCCACGTTTTCAGCCCGGCGACGTACCGCTTCTCGCCCCTGAAGATGACCGGGGCGCAGCGGGAGAGCATCCACGGCATCGATGAGCACGTGACGGTGGACGCCCTCGAGCGCGGCGAGCGGTTCTACCGGCGGCTCATCGAGGTGCTGCCGAACGACAACTGA
- a CDS encoding histidine kinase: MTKAERPRESHGDPARPAGARPDRARRDRNRTNLKRLDLGRIGLWTIVILGAVTILAVGSALPAAAFGVPVVFSLILAAGLAGSMVLSLVRPTLATVLVVVSVLGFALVTPPSGPWPIMVPSIIALAVVVLLVSRTRWLIGLIAVLVTGAGGMVIAIASPTTTDVSGAATADLIVFVSIAAAAWLIGLLIGKWAAVRAQLLRERAISAAELVRREAVEQRTELARELHDVVAHGMSAIQVQASSARYRIPGLSETAAAEFDEIAGLARSSMREMRALLAVLRSEDATGQGVPQPTAADVPDLVAAAVRSGSRIELDDRLTVDERAALDPVVSLTLYRVVQESLSNVARHATGADTLVTIEVGDAGLFVQVRNGAATGNGGGDLAVPDAGGNGIRGMRERVTLLGGTLEAEHTDDGGFVVRAAIPLNGQKELGGSTDPKGME, from the coding sequence ATGACGAAAGCGGAGAGGCCACGCGAGTCGCATGGCGACCCGGCTCGGCCAGCTGGAGCGCGACCCGATCGAGCACGCCGTGATCGGAACAGGACCAACCTCAAGCGCCTGGATCTCGGACGCATCGGCCTGTGGACGATCGTCATCCTCGGTGCCGTCACCATCCTGGCCGTCGGCTCCGCGCTGCCCGCGGCGGCGTTCGGCGTACCCGTCGTGTTCTCACTCATCCTTGCGGCCGGCCTCGCAGGCTCGATGGTCCTCAGCCTTGTGCGGCCGACCCTTGCGACGGTCCTCGTCGTGGTCTCCGTGCTCGGCTTCGCACTCGTGACACCGCCATCCGGCCCCTGGCCGATCATGGTGCCATCGATCATCGCGCTCGCGGTGGTCGTGCTTCTCGTCTCGCGCACCCGGTGGTTGATAGGTCTGATCGCGGTTCTCGTGACGGGTGCCGGCGGAATGGTCATCGCGATCGCGAGCCCGACGACGACGGATGTCAGTGGAGCCGCCACAGCAGACCTCATCGTGTTCGTGTCCATCGCCGCCGCCGCGTGGCTGATCGGACTCCTCATCGGCAAGTGGGCTGCGGTGCGAGCCCAATTGCTCCGGGAACGGGCGATCTCGGCCGCCGAGCTCGTCCGCCGCGAAGCTGTCGAACAACGCACCGAGCTCGCTCGGGAGCTCCACGACGTCGTCGCGCATGGCATGAGCGCGATCCAGGTGCAGGCGTCCTCGGCGCGGTACCGCATTCCGGGGCTGTCCGAGACCGCGGCCGCCGAGTTCGACGAGATCGCGGGTCTGGCACGCTCGTCGATGCGCGAGATGCGGGCACTGCTGGCCGTGCTGCGCAGCGAGGATGCAACCGGTCAAGGGGTTCCGCAGCCCACGGCCGCCGACGTGCCCGACCTGGTGGCAGCCGCGGTGCGGTCCGGTTCGCGTATCGAACTCGACGACCGGCTCACCGTTGACGAGCGCGCCGCACTCGATCCGGTCGTCTCGCTCACGCTCTACCGGGTGGTGCAGGAATCCCTGAGCAATGTGGCGCGTCACGCGACGGGCGCCGACACGCTCGTGACCATCGAGGTCGGCGACGCCGGGCTCTTCGTCCAGGTGCGCAACGGCGCGGCGACCGGCAACGGCGGGGGAGACCTCGCGGTTCCGGATGCCGGCGGCAACGGCATCCGTGGCATGCGCGAGCGCGTCACGCTTCTCGGCGGCACGCTGGAGGCGGAACACACGGATGACGGCGGGTTCGTCGTGCGCGCGGCAATCCCGTTGAATGGTCAGAAGGAGCTGGGCGGTTCGACCGACCCGAAAGGCATGGAATGA
- a CDS encoding GtrA family protein translates to MAQIQDERRTTPATGNRTGARWMPQLLQLIKFGAVGGVGVVVNFAVFNGLWLTAFNPERMPHGPMLATIVATLAAIVVNWLGNRYWAFSGDRQSNTAREGIEFFVASLIGMCVPLACIAVSRYLLGFHTLLADNIASNVVGLVLGTVVRYVLYKFWVYSPNRARVRPAPGSAGADAPADMTSTEGVPTSAVRSSTAD, encoded by the coding sequence ATGGCCCAGATCCAGGACGAACGACGTACGACACCCGCCACCGGGAATCGCACGGGCGCTCGCTGGATGCCGCAACTGCTGCAGTTGATCAAGTTCGGAGCGGTCGGCGGCGTTGGTGTCGTCGTGAACTTCGCGGTCTTCAACGGGCTGTGGCTCACGGCGTTCAACCCCGAACGCATGCCGCACGGCCCCATGCTCGCGACGATCGTCGCAACCTTGGCGGCCATTGTGGTCAACTGGCTCGGCAATCGCTACTGGGCCTTCTCCGGCGATCGACAGTCGAACACCGCCCGCGAGGGCATTGAATTCTTTGTTGCGAGCTTGATCGGCATGTGCGTTCCGCTGGCGTGTATCGCTGTTTCGCGTTACCTCCTCGGATTCCACACGCTTCTGGCCGACAACATCGCAAGCAATGTCGTCGGGCTGGTACTGGGCACGGTCGTGCGGTACGTGTTGTACAAGTTCTGGGTGTATTCGCCCAACCGCGCGAGGGTTCGGCCGGCGCCGGGATCAGCAGGAGCTGACGCACCCGCTGACATGACTTCTACCGAAGGAGTGCCGACCTCTGCCGTGCGGTCATCCACCGCCGATTAA
- a CDS encoding response regulator transcription factor has protein sequence MTISVLVADDQAMVRAGFAAILDAQQGISVLGQASDGVEAIALARSLRPDVVLMDVRMPNLNGIDATRELVTPSRGEPHVPRVLVLTTFDADDYVYDALAAGASGFLLKDAAPDELVHAVRIIADGDALLAPSVTRRLLERFTAQRPASPRRSVQLNSLTEREREILVLIGRGYSNSEIAGELFIAEQTVKTHVSRIFTKVGVRDRVQAVILAYDTGLVQPAS, from the coding sequence ATGACGATCAGCGTTCTCGTCGCGGACGACCAGGCGATGGTGCGCGCCGGATTCGCCGCCATCCTCGATGCGCAGCAGGGGATCAGCGTGCTCGGCCAGGCCTCCGATGGAGTCGAGGCCATCGCGCTGGCGCGCAGCCTGCGGCCGGATGTCGTGCTGATGGACGTGCGCATGCCGAACCTGAACGGGATCGACGCGACGCGCGAACTCGTGACTCCGAGCCGCGGTGAACCGCACGTGCCGCGCGTGCTCGTGCTGACGACGTTCGACGCCGACGACTACGTGTACGACGCGCTCGCCGCGGGTGCGAGCGGATTCCTGCTCAAGGATGCCGCGCCCGACGAGCTCGTGCACGCCGTGCGGATCATCGCCGACGGTGATGCGCTGCTCGCACCGAGCGTGACGAGGCGACTCCTCGAGAGATTCACGGCGCAGCGTCCTGCGTCGCCGCGTCGGTCGGTGCAGCTGAACTCGCTGACCGAGCGGGAGCGGGAGATCCTGGTGCTCATCGGCCGCGGATACTCGAACTCCGAGATCGCGGGCGAGCTCTTCATCGCGGAGCAGACCGTGAAGACGCACGTCAGCCGGATCTTCACGAAGGTCGGCGTGCGGGACCGCGTGCAAGCGGTCATCCTGGCGTACGACACGGGGCTGGTGCAGCCGGCTTCCTGA
- a CDS encoding LCP family protein has protein sequence MSVVKSIRYPIRYPNQGSRDVMTRRGWWLVVLNLIMPGSAQVLAGNRKLGRFGLVSTLILWAAAIVVLVMLLVKPTAVLGFFAQTLALWAVQIFAIGYAVLWVVLTLDTLRLVRLVRAKPSARAAIAAFAVVLLVGVSGTAAYGAVLAGSARGALSGIFSASASLPPSNGRYNIMLLGGDAGPGRDGMRPDSMSVVSIDANTGQAVSIGVPRDLDPVPFSDGSPMQKLYPDGYGYNDNCDVDVCQLNSIYTEVELYKSKLYPNATKNNSQPGIEAMRDALEGVTGLKIQYYVLIDMEGFSQLVDALGGVTIDVKQKLPIGGDENLVGVTGWIQPGVQHMNGYTAQWYARSRESTSDYDRMARQRELEDAILKQFTPLTIATKFQDIAKAGAQVVKTDIPQSSIGYFADLAEKTRTLQQQNLELVPPAVDPTDPNFDQIHSMVQKAVTPPTASPKP, from the coding sequence ATGAGCGTCGTCAAGTCGATCCGGTACCCCATCCGTTACCCGAACCAGGGCTCCCGTGATGTGATGACCAGGCGCGGCTGGTGGCTCGTCGTGCTCAACCTGATCATGCCGGGCAGCGCGCAGGTGCTCGCAGGCAACCGCAAGCTCGGCCGATTCGGTCTGGTGAGCACGCTCATCCTCTGGGCGGCGGCGATCGTCGTGCTCGTGATGCTCCTGGTGAAGCCGACGGCGGTCCTCGGGTTCTTCGCTCAGACGCTCGCACTCTGGGCGGTGCAGATCTTCGCCATCGGTTACGCCGTGTTGTGGGTGGTGCTGACGCTCGACACGCTCCGGCTGGTGCGGCTGGTGAGGGCGAAGCCGTCTGCCCGTGCCGCGATCGCAGCCTTCGCGGTGGTGCTCCTCGTCGGCGTCTCGGGGACGGCTGCATACGGTGCGGTGCTGGCCGGGAGCGCGCGCGGAGCGCTCAGCGGGATCTTCTCGGCGTCGGCCTCTCTTCCACCGTCGAACGGGCGCTACAACATCATGCTGCTCGGCGGCGACGCCGGTCCCGGACGCGACGGCATGCGGCCCGACAGCATGTCGGTCGTCAGCATCGACGCGAACACCGGCCAGGCGGTTTCGATCGGCGTTCCACGCGATCTGGATCCCGTGCCCTTCAGCGACGGGTCTCCGATGCAGAAGCTGTACCCCGACGGATACGGCTACAACGACAACTGCGACGTCGACGTCTGCCAGCTGAACTCGATCTACACCGAGGTCGAGCTCTACAAGTCGAAGCTGTACCCGAACGCCACGAAGAACAACAGCCAGCCGGGTATCGAGGCGATGCGCGATGCGCTGGAGGGAGTCACCGGTCTCAAGATCCAGTATTACGTCCTCATCGACATGGAGGGCTTCTCGCAACTGGTGGATGCCCTTGGCGGGGTGACCATCGACGTCAAGCAGAAGCTCCCCATCGGCGGCGACGAGAACCTCGTCGGCGTGACCGGATGGATTCAGCCAGGTGTGCAGCACATGAACGGGTACACCGCGCAGTGGTACGCGCGATCACGCGAATCGACCAGCGACTACGACCGCATGGCCAGGCAGCGCGAACTCGAGGATGCCATCCTCAAGCAGTTCACGCCGCTCACGATCGCCACCAAGTTCCAGGACATCGCGAAGGCCGGCGCGCAGGTCGTGAAGACCGACATCCCGCAGTCCAGCATCGGATACTTCGCCGACCTCGCCGAGAAGACCAGGACTCTCCAGCAGCAGAACCTGGAGCTCGTACCGCCTGCGGTCGATCCGACGGATCCGAATTTCGATCAGATCCACTCGATGGTGCAGAAGGCGGTGACGCCGCCTACGGCGAGTCCGAAGCCGTAG